Proteins found in one Micromonospora sp. WMMD1082 genomic segment:
- a CDS encoding FtsK/SpoIIIE domain-containing protein, producing the protein MSVVTEPAPVPVGPGLSMFDPIFIGIDEFGQPVYITLAYRNLLAGGEPGGGKSGLLNCIAAHAALSVDSRLVLLDGKLVELGQWEDSADAFIGPDMPAALDVLRRLQLVMNNRYAWLRAHNRRKVTAADRLSVITVLVDEIAFYSATVGAKQEQEEFVALLRDLVARGRAAGIPVVAATQRPSFDIIPTSLRDLFGYRAAFRCTTPNSSNIVLGHGWAEQGYSATDIAPTNQGAAYLIAEGGVPRRIKVAYLTDAQIAGIADYAAWIRRPGTLTAPSGSPADWGMAA; encoded by the coding sequence ATGTCCGTCGTCACGGAACCGGCTCCGGTGCCGGTGGGTCCTGGCCTGTCGATGTTCGACCCCATCTTCATCGGCATCGACGAGTTCGGCCAACCCGTCTACATCACCCTCGCCTACCGCAACCTCCTCGCCGGAGGCGAACCCGGCGGAGGCAAATCCGGCCTGCTCAACTGCATCGCCGCCCACGCCGCCCTCTCCGTCGACTCTCGCCTCGTCCTCCTGGATGGGAAGTTGGTCGAGCTGGGGCAGTGGGAAGACTCCGCCGACGCGTTCATCGGCCCCGACATGCCCGCCGCGTTGGACGTCCTGCGACGCCTTCAACTGGTGATGAACAACCGGTACGCGTGGCTGCGCGCCCACAACCGGCGCAAGGTCACCGCCGCCGACCGCCTGTCGGTCATCACCGTCCTGGTCGACGAGATCGCCTTCTACTCCGCCACCGTCGGCGCCAAGCAGGAACAGGAAGAGTTCGTCGCCCTCCTGCGCGACCTGGTCGCCCGAGGACGCGCCGCCGGTATCCCCGTCGTGGCCGCTACCCAGCGGCCGTCGTTCGACATCATCCCCACCTCGTTGCGGGACCTGTTCGGCTACCGGGCCGCGTTCCGCTGCACCACCCCGAACAGCTCGAACATCGTGCTGGGTCACGGGTGGGCCGAGCAGGGCTACTCCGCTACCGACATCGCCCCCACCAACCAGGGCGCCGCGTACCTCATCGCTGAGGGCGGTGTCCCCCGCCGGATCAAGGTCGCCTACCTGACCGACGCCCAGATCGCCGGCATCGCGGACTACGCCGCGTGGATCCGTCGGCCCGGCACCCTCACCGCCCCGTCCGGCTCTCCCGCCGATTGGGGGATGGCGGCATGA
- a CDS encoding RRQRL motif-containing zinc-binding protein, protein MTNRTGIRVEFYDPTGTRYGFPTFPYRMAPTGLATLRQLRAAGLRPGGHDPVAQIYWRHRKQRRVAYLYRLDWAKPKRTATPAQRQAIAKALRARRTCRVCGQVKPYYIPRRYGECLDCHEGNPS, encoded by the coding sequence CTGACCAACCGCACCGGTATCCGGGTCGAGTTCTACGACCCCACCGGCACCCGCTACGGATTCCCCACCTTCCCCTACCGCATGGCCCCCACCGGCCTGGCCACCCTGCGCCAGTTGCGCGCCGCCGGCCTCCGCCCCGGTGGTCATGACCCGGTCGCCCAGATCTATTGGCGACACCGCAAACAACGCCGAGTCGCCTACCTCTACCGCCTCGATTGGGCCAAGCCGAAGCGCACCGCCACCCCCGCCCAACGGCAGGCCATCGCCAAAGCGCTACGTGCTCGGCGCACCTGCCGTGTCTGCGGCCAGGTCAAGCCCTACTACATCCCCCGCCGCTACGGCGAATGCCTCGACTGCCACGAAGGGAACCCATCGTGA